In Trichocoleus desertorum NBK24, the following are encoded in one genomic region:
- a CDS encoding methyltransferase domain-containing protein — protein sequence MTSTLHQQIQQFYDASSGLWEQIWGEHMHHGYYGLDGKEPKERRQAQIDLVEELLKWAEVSQAEAILDAGCGIGGSCLYLAQKFQAAATGVTLSPVQAARATERAREAGMSSLTTQPSARFFVRDALNTDFAGNSFDLVWSLESGEHMPDKRKFLQECYRVLKPGGTLIMATWCHRPTTPSTPLTTAERQHLADIYRVYCLPYVISLPEYEAIANQLSFQNIRTADWSDAVAPFWDKVIESALTPNAIFGLLFSGWTTIQAALALNLMSRGYQRGLVRFGLLCGTK from the coding sequence ATGACCTCAACCCTTCACCAGCAAATTCAGCAATTCTATGATGCCTCCTCTGGTTTGTGGGAGCAGATTTGGGGCGAACACATGCATCATGGCTACTATGGCCTAGATGGCAAAGAACCCAAAGAACGCCGCCAAGCTCAGATTGATCTAGTCGAGGAATTGCTGAAGTGGGCCGAAGTTAGTCAGGCAGAAGCGATTTTAGATGCAGGCTGCGGGATTGGGGGAAGTTGTTTATATTTAGCTCAAAAGTTTCAAGCGGCGGCGACTGGCGTTACGCTAAGCCCCGTGCAAGCTGCCAGAGCCACCGAGAGAGCGCGTGAGGCAGGCATGAGCAGTTTGACTACCCAGCCTAGTGCTCGGTTTTTTGTCAGGGACGCTTTAAACACTGATTTTGCCGGCAATTCCTTTGATCTCGTCTGGTCCCTGGAAAGCGGGGAGCACATGCCAGACAAGCGCAAATTTTTGCAAGAATGCTATCGGGTGCTAAAGCCAGGTGGCACGTTAATTATGGCGACTTGGTGCCACCGACCCACCACACCCAGCACTCCACTGACCACCGCTGAGCGGCAACATTTGGCTGATATCTATCGTGTTTATTGCTTGCCTTATGTAATTTCGCTGCCAGAGTATGAGGCGATCGCGAACCAACTCTCGTTTCAAAATATTCGTACTGCCGATTGGTCGGATGCAGTGGCTCCGTTCTGGGACAAAGTGATTGAATCCGCTTTGACCCCCAACGCAATTTTCGGTCTACTGTTTTCTGGTTGGACGACAATTCAAGCGGCTCTGGCGTTGAATTTGATGAGTCGAGGCTATCAGCGTGGGCTAGTCCGTTTCGGCTTGCTCTGTGGCACTAAATAG
- a CDS encoding C1 family peptidase, which translates to MFRQIRRPQGNRVVVGGYHRDRQDDRDRHYARPHNVRQNSLPKFVDLRQHMTTVENQGEIGSCTANAIAGAYEYLAKRLTGQNYDISRLFIYYLARKFDGCEQEDSGATLRRGMKVLTKYGACSEATWPYQVETFCDEPHDEAFQEAAEHLIDEYDRIDVNLHAMKVCLAEGYPFVFGSDIFQSFEELDHRGHVNMPLPSEENLGGHAMLACGYSDKDQVFLVRNSWGTDWGDRGYCYMPYEYLTNTDLTGDCWTLRRANNLDFSEDISSSYEEGFSFFDLLIELLTGTDVPTDEEEYEDEEGEEVEEEYEDEESEEDEEAEEEDEELVEESEDEEYEDEEELEEEEESEEDEELEESEEDEEEYEDEESEEDEELEEEDEESEEYEDEEEYEDEESEEEDEESEEYEDEEEYEDEEEYEDEEEE; encoded by the coding sequence ATGTTTAGGCAAATTCGTCGTCCCCAGGGCAATCGCGTCGTCGTAGGGGGGTATCACCGCGATCGCCAAGATGACCGCGATCGTCATTATGCTCGGCCCCACAATGTGAGGCAAAACAGCTTGCCCAAGTTTGTAGATTTGCGGCAGCACATGACCACAGTCGAAAACCAGGGCGAGATAGGAAGCTGTACAGCCAATGCGATCGCAGGAGCCTATGAATATCTAGCTAAGCGGCTCACAGGGCAAAACTACGATATTAGTCGGTTGTTTATCTACTACTTAGCCAGAAAATTTGATGGCTGTGAGCAAGAAGACAGTGGCGCAACTTTACGTCGGGGCATGAAAGTTTTAACCAAGTATGGCGCTTGCTCCGAAGCCACTTGGCCCTACCAAGTTGAAACTTTTTGCGATGAACCGCACGATGAAGCTTTTCAAGAAGCGGCTGAGCATTTAATTGATGAGTACGATCGCATTGATGTCAATTTGCACGCAATGAAAGTCTGTCTAGCCGAGGGTTATCCCTTCGTCTTCGGTTCTGATATCTTTCAATCTTTTGAAGAGCTAGATCATCGAGGGCACGTGAATATGCCGCTCCCTAGCGAAGAAAACTTGGGTGGTCACGCCATGCTCGCTTGCGGCTACTCCGATAAAGACCAAGTGTTTCTAGTTCGCAACTCTTGGGGCACCGATTGGGGCGACAGAGGTTACTGCTACATGCCCTACGAGTACTTGACCAACACAGACTTAACAGGCGACTGCTGGACTCTCCGCCGCGCCAACAATCTCGATTTCTCAGAAGATATCAGCAGTAGCTATGAAGAAGGCTTCTCATTCTTTGATTTGCTAATCGAACTCCTCACAGGCACGGACGTACCCACAGACGAAGAAGAATACGAAGACGAGGAAGGCGAAGAAGTAGAGGAAGAATACGAGGATGAAGAATCTGAGGAAGATGAAGAAGCTGAAGAGGAGGATGAGGAACTAGTAGAAGAATCTGAAGACGAAGAGTACGAAGACGAGGAAGAACTAGAGGAGGAAGAAGAGTCTGAAGAGGATGAGGAACTAGAGGAATCTGAGGAAGATGAGGAGGAGTACGAAGACGAGGAATCTGAAGAGGATGAGGAACTAGAAGAGGAGGATGAAGAATCTGAGGAATACGAAGACGAGGAAGAATACGAAGACGAAGAATCTGAAGAGGAGGATGAAGAATCTGAGGAATACGAAGACGAGGAAGAATACGAAGACGAGGAAGAATACGAAGATGAAGAAGAGGAGTAG
- a CDS encoding TenA family protein, with the protein MAVSSDLWQANQDLAQACLKNPFVQGIADGTLPKELFTYYVGQDAFFLEAFARAYSIAAAKAPDWEGFGVFHTLAGGVLEELQLHQSYAQDWGVDLQNIAPGTATRRYTDFLLATAWSGDAGLTTAAMVPCMRLYVFLGQQLAANQKSEHTYTTWIRTYSSPEFDQLAQQLEQLCDRYTSQPSLAHNTYRYAMQCEHDFFQAAWASRA; encoded by the coding sequence ATGGCCGTATCTAGTGATTTGTGGCAAGCCAATCAGGATTTGGCCCAAGCTTGTCTAAAAAATCCTTTCGTCCAAGGGATTGCCGATGGCACCTTACCCAAAGAGCTATTTACTTATTACGTCGGCCAAGATGCGTTTTTTCTAGAAGCGTTTGCGCGGGCCTATAGCATTGCTGCCGCCAAAGCACCTGATTGGGAAGGGTTTGGAGTATTTCACACCTTGGCAGGTGGAGTGCTAGAAGAATTGCAATTGCACCAAAGTTACGCTCAAGACTGGGGCGTTGACTTGCAGAACATAGCCCCTGGAACTGCCACACGGCGCTATACAGATTTCTTGCTCGCAACGGCTTGGAGTGGAGATGCGGGATTAACTACGGCGGCAATGGTGCCTTGTATGCGCTTGTATGTGTTTTTAGGTCAGCAACTCGCTGCCAACCAAAAGTCTGAGCATACCTATACTACTTGGATTCGCACCTACAGTAGCCCAGAGTTTGACCAACTGGCTCAACAGCTAGAGCAGCTTTGCGATCGCTATACCAGTCAGCCCAGCCTAGCTCACAATACCTATCGTTATGCCATGCAATGTGAGCACGATTTCTTTCAAGCAGCTTGGGCTTCTCGCGCTTAA
- a CDS encoding histidine triad nucleotide-binding protein → MSDTDTIFSKIIRREIPADIVYEDNLALAFRDVNPQAPVHILVIPKEAIAKLSDAESQNHALMGHLLLTVKRVAEQEGLANGYRVVINNGEDAGQTVHHLHLHILGGRPLAWPPG, encoded by the coding sequence ATGAGCGATACAGACACGATTTTTAGCAAGATTATTCGCCGGGAAATTCCAGCGGATATTGTTTATGAGGACAATCTAGCCCTAGCTTTCCGGGATGTGAATCCGCAAGCTCCAGTGCATATCCTAGTGATTCCCAAAGAGGCGATCGCTAAGCTTTCCGACGCTGAATCGCAGAATCATGCACTGATGGGGCATCTGTTGCTAACAGTGAAGCGAGTTGCTGAGCAGGAAGGCTTAGCAAACGGCTACAGAGTTGTAATCAACAACGGTGAAGATGCTGGGCAGACCGTGCATCATCTGCATTTACACATCTTGGGCGGTCGTCCGTTGGCATGGCCTCCTGGTTGA
- the psbA gene encoding photosystem II q(b) protein has product MTTTLQRRESANLWEQFCNWVTSTDNRLYVGWFGVLMIPTLLSATICFIIAFIAAPPVDIDGIREPVAGSLIYGNNIISGAVVPSSNAIGLHFYPTWEAASLDEWLYNGGPYQLVIFHFLIGVFCYMGREWELSYRLGMRPWICVAYSAPVAAATAVFLIYPIGQGSFSDGMPLGISGTFNFMLVFQAEHNILMHPFHQLGVAGVFGGALFSAMHGSLVTSSLVRETSENESQNYGYKFGQEEETYNIVAAHGYFGRLIFQYASFNNSRALHFFLGAWPVIGIWFTSLGISTMAFNLNGFNFNQSIIDSQGQVIGTWADVLNRANLGMEVMHERNAHNFPLDLAAGEAAPVALTAPAIHG; this is encoded by the coding sequence ATGACTACTACTCTACAGAGACGCGAAAGCGCCAACCTGTGGGAGCAGTTCTGCAACTGGGTCACCAGCACCGACAACCGCCTCTATGTAGGCTGGTTCGGCGTCCTGATGATTCCTACCCTGCTCTCTGCCACCATCTGCTTCATCATCGCCTTCATTGCCGCTCCTCCCGTTGATATCGATGGTATCCGTGAGCCTGTCGCTGGCTCCCTCATCTACGGCAACAACATCATCTCTGGTGCCGTTGTTCCTTCCTCCAATGCGATCGGCCTCCACTTCTACCCCACCTGGGAAGCTGCTTCCCTCGATGAGTGGCTCTACAACGGTGGCCCTTACCAGTTGGTGATTTTCCACTTCCTCATTGGCGTCTTCTGCTACATGGGTCGTGAGTGGGAACTCTCCTACCGCCTCGGTATGCGTCCTTGGATCTGCGTTGCTTACTCTGCACCCGTAGCAGCAGCAACCGCAGTCTTCCTCATCTACCCTATCGGCCAAGGTTCCTTCTCCGATGGCATGCCCCTCGGTATCTCTGGTACCTTCAACTTCATGTTGGTGTTCCAAGCGGAGCACAACATCTTGATGCACCCCTTCCACCAACTCGGTGTCGCAGGTGTATTCGGGGGTGCTCTGTTCTCCGCGATGCACGGTTCCTTGGTGACTTCCTCCTTGGTGCGTGAAACCAGCGAGAACGAGTCTCAGAACTACGGTTACAAGTTCGGTCAAGAAGAAGAGACCTACAACATCGTGGCAGCTCACGGCTACTTCGGCCGCTTGATCTTCCAATATGCGTCCTTCAACAACAGCCGGGCGCTGCACTTCTTCTTGGGTGCATGGCCTGTGATCGGCATCTGGTTCACGTCCTTGGGCATCAGCACGATGGCGTTCAACCTAAACGGCTTCAACTTCAACCAGTCGATCATCGACTCACAGGGTCAAGTGATTGGCACCTGGGCTGACGTACTGAACCGTGCGAACCTGGGTATGGAAGTGATGCACGAGCGCAACGCTCACAACTTCCCCCTCGACCTGGCTGCTGGCGAAGCTGCTCCTGTAGCGCTAACCGCTCCTGCTATCCACGGTTAA
- a CDS encoding glycerol-3-phosphate acyltransferase, with the protein MNEVLGALIICIGCPLLGGLPLISWLTYALTRKQLIKLGTGNVSVSAAFYHGGRFVGILAVLSEAFKGVAAVLIARYFFPQAPEWELISLIALVMGRYWIARGAGTTNVVWGYAVHDWMAWLLAFILGGIGSTILREKRQGKILVLVLFPLLTALLHPQEPALIVAAIALGSLMGWIYRKIPDDLDLTPEAGQPESQAVFKFFRGDRALVSLNRPLEAQKVGQKAATLSQLMRWGYPVPAGWVLPPGDDSTPLIEFLQPSSEKPLVVRSSAVGEDSELASAAGQYESILNVTSQGALERAIAQCLASYDQPGAVQYRRDRGLPEAAMAILVQQQIRGAFSGVAFSRDPIARQGEAVVIEALPGETQRIVSGQFTPEQYRVLVRESDLAQADSSWVLPTDLELPVEGTGDLPPRLIQQVAFLARHLEARYHGLPQDIEWTYDGQTLWLLQSRPITTLLPIWTRKIAAEVIPGLIRPLTWSINRPLTCGVWGEIFTLVLGGKRSRGLDFNETATLHQSRAYFNASLLGQTFLRMGLPPESLEFLTRGAKFSKPPLGSTVSNTPGLLRLLQREWQLDKDFRYDYQRQFAPLLTTLTREPAENLSAPALLERIDTILRVLKRATYYSILAPLSAALRQAILKVQDSEIDNSSTPEVAALRSLQDIANRNRHLVANLENPAPTPEVLDTLAALPNGQTLSDQLAQFLDTYGYLSEVGTDIAVPTWREDSKPVCDLFTQFLLNPPASAPALAEGRSPAWKVQRVQQRVSLKGQVTEVYSQLLAELRWSFVVLEKLWLEQGLLAAAGDIFFLKFEEIWRLIQQSDADLSSQVSTLIAERRSQLAQDNELVQVPALVYGNAPLTSVTVHNWQPSQKLQGIGASPGQVEGRVKVLRSLQAIAEIDRETILVVPYTDSGWAPLLARAGGLIAEVGGRLSHGAIVAREYGIPAVMDVHDATHQLQDGQWVRIDGQQGTVEIL; encoded by the coding sequence ATGAACGAAGTTTTAGGTGCTCTAATTATCTGCATTGGCTGTCCCTTGCTGGGTGGGTTGCCTCTAATTAGCTGGCTCACCTATGCTTTGACCCGAAAACAGCTCATCAAACTAGGGACAGGCAATGTCAGTGTTTCAGCAGCGTTTTATCACGGGGGTCGCTTTGTTGGAATTCTGGCTGTCCTGTCAGAGGCATTCAAAGGGGTTGCTGCGGTTTTAATTGCCCGTTACTTTTTTCCGCAAGCTCCAGAGTGGGAGCTAATCTCTTTAATTGCCTTGGTGATGGGGCGTTACTGGATAGCTCGCGGCGCAGGCACAACCAATGTGGTTTGGGGCTACGCTGTTCACGATTGGATGGCTTGGTTGCTGGCGTTTATTCTGGGGGGTATTGGCTCCACGATTCTGCGAGAAAAGCGTCAGGGCAAGATCTTAGTATTGGTTTTGTTTCCCCTGCTCACTGCTTTATTGCATCCCCAAGAACCTGCTTTGATTGTGGCAGCGATCGCTTTGGGCAGTCTCATGGGTTGGATTTACCGCAAGATTCCCGATGATTTAGACTTAACTCCAGAAGCAGGCCAACCGGAATCCCAAGCAGTGTTTAAGTTTTTTCGCGGCGATCGCGCTCTAGTCTCGCTGAATCGGCCTTTAGAAGCGCAAAAAGTTGGGCAGAAAGCAGCCACACTCTCACAACTAATGCGGTGGGGCTATCCTGTCCCAGCAGGTTGGGTCTTGCCACCCGGCGATGATTCAACACCACTGATTGAGTTTCTGCAACCTTCCTCCGAGAAACCTTTGGTAGTGCGCTCCTCAGCGGTGGGAGAAGATTCGGAGCTAGCGTCGGCGGCAGGGCAGTACGAAAGTATTTTGAATGTGACAAGTCAAGGCGCTTTGGAGCGGGCGATCGCTCAGTGCTTGGCTTCCTACGACCAGCCCGGAGCGGTGCAATATCGGCGCGATCGCGGACTACCAGAAGCTGCAATGGCAATTCTGGTGCAGCAGCAAATTCGTGGCGCGTTTTCAGGAGTAGCTTTTAGCCGTGACCCGATCGCTCGGCAGGGTGAAGCCGTGGTGATTGAAGCGCTCCCCGGTGAGACCCAACGGATTGTATCTGGGCAGTTTACCCCAGAGCAATATCGGGTTTTGGTGCGTGAAAGCGATTTAGCTCAAGCGGACTCTAGCTGGGTGCTACCCACTGATTTAGAGCTACCCGTCGAAGGAACAGGAGATTTGCCGCCCCGCCTAATTCAGCAAGTGGCGTTTTTGGCTAGACATTTAGAGGCCCGGTATCATGGACTGCCGCAAGATATAGAGTGGACTTACGACGGACAGACCTTGTGGCTCTTGCAATCGCGCCCTATCACTACTCTGTTGCCCATTTGGACTCGCAAGATTGCAGCGGAAGTGATTCCTGGCTTGATCCGCCCCTTAACTTGGTCAATTAATCGGCCTTTGACCTGTGGAGTTTGGGGCGAAATTTTTACCTTAGTTTTAGGCGGCAAGCGATCGCGAGGACTTGACTTCAATGAAACCGCGACGTTACATCAGTCTCGCGCTTACTTCAACGCCTCTTTGTTAGGGCAAACCTTCCTCCGCATGGGCTTACCTCCTGAGAGCCTGGAATTCTTGACGAGAGGAGCCAAGTTCAGCAAACCACCTTTAGGCTCCACTGTAAGCAATACACCAGGGCTACTGCGACTGCTCCAACGAGAATGGCAGCTCGACAAAGACTTTCGGTACGACTATCAGCGTCAGTTTGCACCCCTCTTAACCACGTTAACGCGAGAACCTGCCGAGAACTTGAGCGCTCCTGCTCTCCTAGAGCGCATTGATACTATCTTGCGAGTATTGAAGCGGGCGACTTATTACAGCATTTTGGCTCCGCTGAGCGCAGCGCTACGACAGGCAATTCTAAAGGTTCAGGATAGCGAAATAGACAACAGCAGCACCCCAGAAGTCGCTGCGTTGCGATCGCTGCAAGACATCGCCAATCGTAACCGCCACTTAGTCGCTAACTTGGAGAATCCTGCTCCAACTCCTGAAGTTTTGGACACCTTAGCAGCCCTCCCCAACGGTCAAACCTTGTCTGACCAGCTAGCTCAGTTTCTCGACACCTATGGTTACTTGAGCGAAGTGGGGACGGATATTGCGGTGCCGACTTGGCGAGAAGATTCCAAACCTGTTTGTGACCTATTCACCCAATTTCTGCTCAACCCACCTGCTTCTGCTCCTGCTCTTGCTGAGGGGCGATCGCCTGCTTGGAAAGTACAGCGAGTCCAGCAGCGAGTGAGTTTGAAAGGTCAGGTGACAGAGGTTTATAGTCAGTTGTTAGCAGAATTGCGCTGGAGTTTTGTGGTGCTAGAAAAGTTGTGGCTGGAGCAGGGATTGCTGGCGGCAGCAGGCGATATTTTCTTTTTGAAATTTGAGGAAATTTGGCGACTAATTCAGCAATCGGATGCTGATTTATCTAGCCAAGTTTCTACGTTAATTGCAGAACGGCGATCGCAACTGGCCCAAGATAATGAACTGGTACAAGTGCCCGCTTTGGTCTATGGGAATGCTCCACTCACCTCTGTCACCGTTCACAACTGGCAACCTTCGCAAAAATTACAAGGCATTGGAGCTAGCCCAGGCCAGGTAGAGGGCCGAGTCAAAGTGTTGCGGAGTTTGCAAGCGATCGCAGAAATTGATCGAGAAACAATTTTGGTGGTGCCATACACCGATTCTGGTTGGGCACCACTGCTAGCCAGAGCAGGAGGCTTGATTGCGGAAGTAGGAGGGCGCTTGTCTCACGGTGCGATCGTGGCACGGGAGTATGGCATTCCTGCCGTGATGGATGTGCATGACGCGACCCATCAATTGCAAGATGGCCAGTGGGTCAGAATTGATGGTCAACAAGGAACTGTGGAAATTCTTTAA
- a CDS encoding YifB family Mg chelatase-like AAA ATPase encodes MLARIWSASLVGIDAVKVGVEVDVSGGLPGIVLVGLPGTEVQESRERVKAALKNAGYAFPMRKIVINLTPADLRKEGPSFDLPISVGILAASEQVNAELLGDYLFLGEVSLDGSLRPVAGVLPIAAAAQQMGITGLVVPAGNAHEAAVVQGLAVYGFKNLAEVGDFLNQPERYAPVQVDGQAVLARSRYTGQDLNEVKGQAHARRALEIAAAGGHNLVFVGPPGSGKTMLARRLPGILPPLSFSESLEVTQIHSVAGLLKEKGSLVSDRPFRSPHHSASGPSLVGGGSFPRPGEISLAHRGILFLDELTEFKRDVLEFLRQPLEDGHVTISRTRQSVSFPAQFTLVASTNPCPCGYFGDTIQPCTCSPRQREQYWAKLSGPLMDRIDLQVAVNRLKPEEITQQPLGEASANVRERVQVARDRAQTRFESEPSLRCNADMQSRHLRKWCSLNDAARNILEGAIRKLGLSARATDRILKVARTIADLAGEEHLQTHHVAEAIQYRTIDRMQ; translated from the coding sequence GTGCTGGCCAGGATTTGGAGTGCATCTCTAGTTGGGATCGATGCGGTAAAGGTTGGAGTCGAGGTCGATGTCTCTGGGGGTTTACCAGGCATTGTCTTAGTGGGCCTACCTGGAACCGAGGTGCAAGAATCACGAGAACGGGTCAAAGCAGCTCTAAAGAATGCAGGCTATGCCTTCCCTATGCGTAAGATCGTGATTAACCTCACGCCAGCAGATCTACGTAAAGAAGGCCCCAGCTTCGATTTACCGATTAGCGTAGGCATCCTAGCGGCCTCTGAGCAGGTAAATGCAGAACTGTTGGGCGATTATTTGTTTTTGGGAGAAGTCTCACTAGACGGCAGCTTGCGACCTGTAGCTGGGGTGTTACCGATCGCAGCAGCAGCGCAACAGATGGGAATCACAGGCTTAGTCGTACCTGCGGGCAATGCCCACGAAGCAGCCGTGGTCCAAGGTTTAGCAGTCTACGGCTTTAAGAATTTAGCCGAAGTGGGCGACTTTCTTAACCAACCTGAGCGCTATGCACCTGTGCAAGTGGACGGGCAAGCAGTATTAGCGCGATCGCGGTACACCGGGCAAGACCTGAATGAAGTCAAAGGGCAAGCCCATGCTCGTCGAGCCTTAGAGATTGCGGCGGCAGGGGGACACAATCTAGTTTTTGTGGGGCCTCCCGGTAGCGGCAAAACCATGCTAGCCCGACGACTACCTGGGATTTTGCCACCCCTCAGCTTTAGTGAGTCGCTTGAAGTTACTCAGATTCACTCAGTCGCAGGGTTACTCAAAGAAAAAGGCTCCCTGGTCAGCGATCGCCCCTTCCGCAGCCCTCACCACTCTGCTTCTGGCCCCTCGTTGGTAGGCGGTGGCAGCTTTCCCAGACCTGGCGAGATCTCATTGGCACACCGTGGAATTTTATTTCTTGACGAATTAACAGAGTTTAAGCGAGATGTCCTGGAGTTTCTGCGACAACCGCTAGAAGACGGGCATGTCACAATTTCCCGCACGCGCCAATCGGTGTCTTTTCCTGCCCAGTTCACCTTGGTTGCCAGCACCAATCCCTGTCCTTGTGGCTACTTTGGCGACACGATTCAGCCTTGCACTTGTTCGCCACGCCAACGGGAGCAATATTGGGCAAAACTCTCTGGCCCGCTGATGGATCGAATTGACCTGCAAGTGGCGGTAAATCGGCTCAAGCCAGAAGAAATCACGCAGCAACCCTTAGGCGAAGCTTCCGCCAATGTGCGGGAACGAGTACAAGTAGCTCGCGATCGCGCCCAAACCCGATTTGAATCAGAACCTAGTTTGCGCTGCAATGCCGACATGCAAAGCCGCCACCTGAGAAAGTGGTGCTCACTGAATGATGCTGCCCGCAACATTTTGGAAGGAGCGATTCGCAAGCTTGGGCTTTCTGCTAGAGCCACCGATCGCATCTTGAAAGTCGCTCGCACGATCGCGGACTTGGCTGGGGAAGAGCATCTACAAACGCATCATGTCGCAGAGGCAATTCAGTACCGGACGATCGACCGGATGCAATAG
- a CDS encoding homogentisate phytyltransferase, which yields MSQISPQKPAVSSSQINLLQKYAPWLYAFWKFSRPHTIIGTSLSALGLYAIASATTSIPFALSSVGVLLAAWVACLCGNVYIVGLNQLEDIEIDRINKPHLPVASGEFSRSQGWAIVLFTGALALLISLSSGWFLFGTVGISLAIGTAYSLPPIRLKRFPVWASLCIFTVRGVIVNLGLFLHFSQQLQGQGTITPAVWALTLFVLVFTFAIAIFKDIPDIDGDRQYNINTFTIRLGTKAVFKLSRWVLTACYLGMILAGLFNLAGVNSKFLIVTHLAALSLLWWRSLRVDLSDKIAIASFYQFIWKLFFLEYLVFPLSCFLRL from the coding sequence ATGAGCCAGATTTCCCCCCAAAAGCCTGCTGTTTCGTCGTCCCAGATTAATCTTCTCCAAAAGTATGCCCCCTGGCTCTATGCTTTCTGGAAGTTTTCCCGCCCCCACACCATTATTGGCACGAGCCTGAGTGCGCTGGGGTTGTACGCGATCGCCAGTGCCACAACGTCGATTCCCTTTGCCCTCAGCTCTGTAGGAGTGCTGTTAGCAGCTTGGGTAGCTTGTCTCTGCGGCAACGTCTACATTGTGGGGCTAAATCAACTAGAGGATATCGAGATTGACCGGATCAACAAACCACACTTACCTGTGGCTTCGGGTGAATTTTCGCGATCGCAAGGTTGGGCTATTGTCCTTTTCACTGGAGCCTTGGCGCTGCTGATTTCCCTCAGTTCCGGTTGGTTTCTCTTCGGTACAGTGGGGATTAGCTTGGCGATCGGGACTGCCTACTCTTTACCCCCGATTCGGCTGAAGCGATTTCCAGTTTGGGCCTCACTGTGCATTTTTACAGTGCGGGGTGTGATCGTAAATTTGGGACTATTTCTACACTTTAGCCAGCAACTTCAGGGCCAAGGTACTATCACTCCAGCAGTTTGGGCGCTGACGCTATTTGTTCTGGTATTTACGTTTGCGATCGCCATCTTTAAAGATATTCCTGATATTGATGGCGATCGCCAATACAACATCAATACATTTACAATTCGGCTCGGTACAAAAGCCGTATTTAAGCTATCTCGCTGGGTGCTGACTGCTTGCTATCTTGGCATGATTTTAGCTGGCTTATTTAACCTGGCAGGCGTTAATTCTAAGTTTTTAATTGTGACTCACTTAGCCGCTTTGAGCTTGCTTTGGTGGCGAAGTTTGCGAGTTGACCTGTCAGACAAAATCGCGATCGCCAGCTTCTACCAATTCATTTGGAAGCTCTTTTTCTTAGAGTATTTAGTTTTTCCTCTTTCCTGCTTTCTAAGACTTTAA